A DNA window from Paralichthys olivaceus isolate ysfri-2021 chromosome 11, ASM2471397v2, whole genome shotgun sequence contains the following coding sequences:
- the slc25a15a gene encoding LOW QUALITY PROTEIN: solute carrier family 25 member 15a (The sequence of the model RefSeq protein was modified relative to this genomic sequence to represent the inferred CDS: deleted 1 base in 1 codon) yields MAPHPAIQVIIDFTAGAIGGTACVFSGQAFDTTKVKMQTFPTMYRGFFHCFISTYRQVGVRGLYKGMTPALIANISENAVLFLSYGLCQDAVRFLCGTAKGQQLSDLQMAVAGSFSSIFSSLAQWPPELVKCRLQAMHEMEASGRIAGGQRSTVWTVVKTVMRNNGPLGFYQGLTSTYVRDIPGYFCFFGAYELCRSTFARHMGTDKDGIGVLPVMFSGGFAGACLWLAVFPIDCVKSRIQVHSLAGRQQGFMKTFLGVVRTEGFMALYSGLTPTMIRTFPANGALFLTYECSRKFMMETVGA; encoded by the exons GTGGGACAGCGTGCGTGTTCAGTGGTCAAGCGTTCGACACCACCAAGGTGAAGATGCAGACGTTCCCCACCATGTACCGCGGCTTCTTCCACTGCTTCATCTCCACCTACAGACAGGTGGGGGTCCGGGGCCTCTACAAAGGCATGACCCCAGCCCTCATTGCCAACATCAGTGAGAACGCAGTGCTGTTCTTGAGTTATGGCCTCTGCCAGGATGCTGTGCGCTTCTTGTGTGGTACGGCCAAAGGGCAGCAGCTCAG TGATCTACAGATGGCAGTAGCGGGGtctttttcctccatcttctcctccttgGCACAGTGG CCCCCCGAGCTGGTCAAGTGTCGCTTGCAGGCCATGCACGAAATGGAGGCGTCTGGAAGGATCGCAGGCGGACAGAGGAG CACCGTGTGGACAGTAGTGAAGACTGTCATGAGGAACAACGGTCCCCTGGGTTTCTACCAAGGACTGACTTCCACCTACGTCAGGGACATACCAGGTTACTTCTGCTTCTTCGGGGCGTATGAACTCTGTCGCTCTACGTTTGCGCGGCACATGGGCACAGACAAGGATGGAATAG GTGTTCTTCCAGTCATGTTCAGTGGTGGATTTGCGGGAGCTTGTCTTTGGTTGGCGGTTTTTCCCATCGACTGCGTGAAGTCAAGGATCCAGGTGCACTCACTTGCTGGGAGGCAACAGGGCTTCATGAAAACCTTCTTGGGTGTTGTACGCACCGAAG GGTTCATGGCTCTGTACTCGGGCCTGACTCCTACCATGATACGCACCTTCCCTGCCAACGGAGCGCTCTTCCTGACTTACGAATGTAGTCGAAAGTTTATGATGGAAACCGTCGGTGCCTGA